A genomic region of Cotesia glomerata isolate CgM1 linkage group LG9, MPM_Cglom_v2.3, whole genome shotgun sequence contains the following coding sequences:
- the LOC123271344 gene encoding raf homolog serine/threonine-protein kinase Raf, which translates to MATVGARKLAPEAREPGPGARRHHPVDDLGQSARPGTPLKARRRGKVCPEDSPGLAMSRFLDAHHQDLEDECGSLDELQNIQSVINVTRQNMDALTSKFANFLQPPAIYLLEYSELTSKLHELELKQQQLVDKLTAAGYQDDVLERYRCPRTPLRSLLRAHLPNQQRTSVQVKEGMALRDALAKAMKLRNLTTEMCGVYIVGANDSKYPIPWDTDISSLECDEISVEILDKFPITTSISHNFVRKTFFSLAFCECCRKLLFQGFYCRTCNYRFHQRCANGVPALCTQSRMQDAYYQALLAHNPETTAGILQLPSSYALARHAPLAPRRHPRTLNQQDRSSSAPNVCCNMIKPCDSEDFRSHQRTLLSSGPISPGSSPTKHSQSTQASPTNTLRPKRPRARSADESSKNLLAPRESIEDWEIPADEILIGARIGSGSFGTVYKAHWHGPVAVKTLNVKIPTNSQLQAFKNEVAVLRKTRHVNVLLFMGCVSKPQLAIVTQWCEGSSLYKMLHVDETDLPFQTQIEIGRQTAQGMDYLHAKNIIHRDLKSNNIFLHDDMTVKIGDFGLATAKTRWAGTQQFNQPTGSILWMAPEVIRMQEENPYSFQSDVYAFGIVMFELFAGQLPYSNNSKDQILFLVGCGRLVPDLNKLRADMPKVLRRLIEDCIKFSREDRPIFRQILATIESLVQGLPKITRSKSEPNLGCTKVQSDDFLYNPCSSPKTPVNYQYGAFPFCGGNI; encoded by the exons ATGGCGACAGTGGGTGCGCGAAAACTAGCCCCGGAGGCTCGTGAACCGGGACCTGGAGCTCGACGGCATCACCCAGTAGATGACCTCGGGCAGTCAGCGAGGCCAGGAACTCCCCTGAAGGCACGGCGCCGAGGAAAAGTCTGCCCGGAGGACTCCCCAGGCCTCGCCATGTCCAGATTCCTTGACGCCCACCACCAGGATCTCGAGGACGAGTGCGGCTCCCTCGACGAGCTCCAGAACATCCAGAGCGTGATCAACGTCACCCGCCAGAACATGGACGCCCTCACCAGCAAGTTTGCGAACTTTCTCCAGCCGCCGGCGATCTACCTCCTGGAGTACTCCGAGCTCACCAGCAAGCTCCACGAGCTGGAGCTCAAGCAACAGCAGCTCGTTGACAAGCTCACCGCCGCTGGATACCAGGATGACGTTCTCGAGAGGTACAGGTGCCCCAGGACTCCTCTTAGGTCTCTTCTTCGCGCTCATCTGCCCAATCAGCAGCGCACCAGTGTTCAG GTAAAAGAAGGAATGGCCCTGCGAGACGCTTTAGCAAAAGCGATGAAGCTGCGCAATCTGACCACAGAAATGTGCGGCGTGTACATAGTAGGCGCAAACGATTCCAAGTACCCAATCCCGTGGGACACGGACATCTCCTCCCTGGAATGCGACGAGATATCCGTAGAAATCCTGGACAAGTTTCCAATCACGACGTCAATCAGCCACAACTTTGTCCGTAAGACCTTTTTCAGCTTGGCGTTCTGCGAGTGCTGTCGCAAGCTTCTGTTCCAGGGTTTCTACTGCCGAACGTGCAACTACCGGTTCCACCAACGATGTGCCAACGGAGTTCCAGCTCTGTGCACCCAGTCCCGAATGCAGGACGCGTATTACCAAGCTCTGCTAGCTCACAACCCTGAGACAACCGCGGGAATCTTGCAGCTTCCTTCAAGCTACGCACTGGCGCGTCACGCGCCCCTGGCTCCTCGGCGGCACCCAAGGACATTAAACCAGCAGGACAGAAGTTCCTCAGCTCCTAACGTCTGCTGCAACATGATCAAGCCCTGCGACTCCGAAGACTTCCGTTCCCACCAGCGAACTTTGCTATCCTCGGGGCCGATTTCTCCCGGAAGCAGTCCTACGAAGCACAGCCAGTCGACCCAGGCCTCCCCGACGAATACTTTGCGGCCCAAGCGGCCCCGAGCCAGGTCAGCTGATGAATCTTCCAAGAATCTTCTGGCTCCCAGGGAGTCCATCGAAGACTGGGAGATTCCTGCTGATGAAATCCTGATTGGGGCCAGGATCGGCTCCGGCAGCTTCGGGACTGTTTACAAAGCCCACTGGCACGGCCCAGTCGCTGTCAAGACCCTGAACGTTAAGATTCCGACCAACTCCCAGCTCCAGGCGTTCAAGAACGAGGTCGCTGTCCTAAGGAAGACCAGGCACGTCAATGTCCTGCTGTTCATGGGCTGCGTTAGCAAACCCCAGTTGGCGATAGTCACTCAGTGGTGCGAGGGATCTTCATTGTACAAGATGCTCCACGTGGACGAGACTGACCTTCCCTTCCAGACCCAAATTGAGATCGGTCGGCAAACCGCCCAGGGAATGGACTACCTCCACGCGAAGAACATCATCCACCGGGATCTCAAGAGCAACAATATTTTCCTCCACGACGACATGACCGTCAAGATCGGAGACTTTGGACTGGCCACTGCCAAGACCAGGTGGGCCGGGACTCAGCAGTTCAACCAGCCCACGGGGTCAATTCTTTGGATGGCGCCGGAGGTTATCAGGATGCAGGAGGAGAACCCCTATAGCTTTCAGTCTGATGTCTACGCTTTTGGGATTGTCATGTTCGAACTGTTTGCCGGACAACTGCCCTACAGCAACAACAGCAAGGACCAGATCTTGTTCCTCGTTGGGTGTGGACGTCTTGTGCCTGATCTTAATAAACTGCGTGCGGACATGCCCAAGGTTCTTAGAAGGCTAATTGAGGATTGCATAAAATTTTCCAGGGAAGACAGACCTATCTTCAGGCAGATCTTGGCGACCATTGAAAGCCTAGTTCAGGGGCTGCCCAAGATCACCAGGAGCAAATCTGAGCCGAACCTTGGGTGCACTAAGGTCCAGTCTGATGATTTCTTGTATAATCCTTGCTCCAGTCCCAAGACTCCGGTCAATTATCAGTATGGAGCTTTTCCCTTTTGTGGGGGGAATATTTAG